The genomic segment CGGAAGCCGTCGGAAGACGGCCGTGCGCTCTAAGCGAACACCCGCCGACACCCAGAGGGCGTCAGCAGGCCGTCGACCCGAGCACGCTGCCCGGGGCGACCTTCGCATCATATCCGATGGGAGGGGAATATATAAATGACTCGTCTCAGAGTCGCCCTGTGTCGGCCCCACATGGCGCACACGTGACGTGAGCCCGTCACACACTGAACCGCAAGATAGCGGCGGTGTATCGTGAATAGTAGTAAGAAATTATATATTAACTGCATCCGGACGGTTCGCCAGGGACGAACACCGGGGAGTATTGAGTGACTATATTTCTCCGGAGTGTCGGGCGCGAGCGCGCAACGTCGGCGACGCCACTGGCGTCTCGGAAGGCAGCTTCGGAGTCAACACTCGGTCGCAGAAACGGTAATTCAGGCGGTCAGGGAGTCGATGTGGCCCTCGGCTCGGAGCTGGTCCGCGTCCTGCCCCTCGTAGCGCCACTCGATGTTTGCCTTCTCGTCCTGCCAGTCCCACGGTTCGGCGAGCACGATGTCTTCCTCGTTAATCCAGGTCCGGAACTTCATCCGGCCGGGGATGCGACCCAGTCGCGTCTCGCCGTCTTCACAGCGAATCCGGACGTGGTTCCCGCCGAGGTGTTCAGTTACGACCGCGAACAGTTCGTCGTTTGTAGGCATGCGGAGATTCCGCCGCCCTGTATCTTCGCTCACAGGCCAGATAGGGTCTCTCGGGGTATAAGTGATTTGAGGGTTACGATAGCGCGTACCACACGGCGGTAATACGAGACAGCAGACTGATGGTGTGTCGGGTAACGGACGATTCGACGGGAGAAAGACCTCAGTCGGCGGCGAGCGTGAGCGGTTCGTCGCTCTCTGCGACCATATCGTCGGTGAGACCGTCCGCGAGCGCGAACACGGCTGCTTTGTGGTCTGTCTTGGACTTGTGAATCGATGTGGGTTTCACGCCGAGCTCAGCGTACTCGTCGTGTTCGACGGCTGTCCCGGTGTCGGCTTCGTAGTGGTGCTGTACCTGCGCGAGAAGGCTGTGAAGATGAATCAACTCTTGTTTCTTCATGGATAGTACCGCCTAGAAGACGAGGGGTTATAGTATTATCTTGCCACTTGTTACCAATATATAGCTGCGTAGCCACAGTACGCTCACGCTAATACGGAGTAGAATGGACGGGAAACCCACCTGTACGGCGATAATCGAACACTGCCGATGAGTGTCACCGATAGGCTGCCTCGACTGTGGACGCTGTGGTCGGCAGCGCGCCCGAGCCAGATCGCGCTCATCGGCCTCGTCTACGCGCTCGGAATCGGGATGGCACGGGCGCTGACACCCGCTGCTGTACCGTGGACGCACGTCGCTGTCGGCGGCGCCGTACTGGTGCCGGTCGCCCTCAGCGTCCACTACGCGAACGAGTTCGCCGACGTCGAGACGGACCGAATGACGGAGCGAACGCCGTTCTCCGGCGGGAGCGGTGCGCTGGAGCGAACCGGCGTTTCGCGAGGACTTCTCGCGCGCGCGAGCGGAGCAGCGCTCGCTGCCGGGGTCAGCGGTGGCGTGGTCGGCTGGCTGGCCGGGCTCGTGTCCACGACGGCGCTGGCGCTGCTGACCGGTATCGCGGGGCTAGGACTGGCTTACTCGCTCCCGCCGGTCGCGCTCGTACGGCGCGGCGTCGGCGAACTCACCAACGCCGTCCTGGGCGGGACGTTGCTCCCGCTGTACGGCGTGGCCGTCGTGGGTCGCGTCTCGCCGGCGACAGTGTTGGCCGTGCTTCCGTTTACCGTGCTGGTGGGCTGTAATCTGCTGGCGACCCACTGGCCGGACCGCGAGGCCGACGCCGCCGTCGGCAAACGGACACTCGCCGTTCGGTGGTCGCCGCGACGACTCCGCGGAGCCTACTGGACGCTTGCCGCCGTGGCCGTCCTCGTGACAGTCGGGCTCGCGGGGCGGGTGCTCCCAGTCACCGTCGTCACCACACAGACGCTCGCGCTGCCACCGCTCCTGTGGGGCGGCATCGTCCTCACACGCCAGCGCTCCCCGTTCCCGGCGGTGGCTGCGATGGTCGTCCACGCGGGCGCGAGCACAGCGGCGTGGTGGTGGCTCGCGCTGGGATAGGTCTCTAGCCGGTACTCCTCACGGGTCTCTATCGTTCCCCGTTCGTCGGTTTCGAGGCAGTCGCGGCCTCGCTACTCTTCGACGGCGTCGTGGGACCCGACGCCGCAGTTTTCGACGGCGTCGTGTGGCCCGACAGGCCCGTGGTTCGGACAGGCGCCCGCGATGGGTGTGTCGTTGAGACAGCAGTGGCGCCGCTCGGTCGCGACGAGGCCGGTCGCCAGCGGTTCGCCACAGCGCCGACAGCGAAGGGTCATACCCGACGTTGGTGGCGAACACTGTTACAGCTACCGGGCTTTTTATCCGCGCGACCCCATCCGAGAGGCATGAACGACGACGACCGTCCCGGGTTCAAACAGTTCACCCGGACGGCGGCGGCCAGAGAGCGACTGCTGGGAGCGGTGTCACCGGTCACGCGGACCGAACGAGCGGGGGTTCGGGCAGCCGACGGGCGGGTAGTGGCGACAGCCATCGACGCCGAGCGCGCGGTCCCCCACTACGAGCGGGCGGCGATGGACGGCTACGCCGTCCGGGCGGCCGACACCTTCGGCGCGAGCGAGCGGTCGCCGGCCTCGCTGCGGCTCACCGACAGTGTCGGGCCCGGAACGGCGACACGCGTCCACACGGGGAGCGAACTTCCCGACGGCGCCGACGCGGTCGTGATGGTCGAGTCGACTGATAGAACGGGCGAGGAGCTCTCGGTGTTCGAGGCAGTGCCCGAAGGGGGCAACGTCGCACCGGTCGGGGAGGACGTCGAGGCCGGGCAGCGACTGTTCGAGGCGGGACACCGACTCAGACCGTCGGACCTCGGGCTGCTCAAAGCCGTCGGGCTGGAGCACGTCGACGTGTACGAACGCCCGCGCGTGAGCGTGATTCCGACCGGAGAGGAGCTCGTCCAGTCGGACCCCGACCCCGGCGAAATCATCGAGACGAACGGCCAGACCGTCACGCAGTACGTCGAGCGGTGGGGCGGTGTGGCGAGTTATCGCGATATCGTCACCGACGATGCCGACGCGCTGCGGGCGGCCATCCGGCGCGATCTGGACCACGACGTCGTGGTGACGACCGGCGGCTCTTCCGTCGGCGAGCGCGACCTCGTGCCCGAGGTGGTCGACGACATGGGCGAGGTGTTCGTCCACGGCGTCGCCCTCAAGCCGGGCCACCCCGTCGCGCTGGGCGCCGTCGCGGACACGCCGGTCCTGTTGCTCCCGGGCTACCCCGTCGCCTGCATCGTCAACGCCGTCCAGTTCCTCCGGCCGGCGCTCGTTGAGGCCGGTCATCTGCCACGCGAGCCCCACCGGACGACCGAGGCGCGACTGGCCCGGAAACTCCCCAGCGAGCCCGGCGTCCGGACCTTCGCCCGGGTGGCGCTCAGCGGGGACGACGGGGAGCGAACGGCCACGCCGACCCGCACCAAGGGTGCAGGCGTTCTCTCGAGCGTCGCGCTGGCGGACGGGTGGGTCGTCGTCCCCGAGGAGCGGGAGGGGTACGCCGAGGGCGAGACCGTCGCCGTCGAACTGTGGGAGGGGTCCCGATGAGCGAGCGACGGGAGTTCCGCGACCTGGCGACCCCGGAGGAAGCACGGTCGGTCGTCGAGGGGCTCGATATCGACCCCGGGACGGAGACGGTCGCGCTCGCCGACGCGCGGGACCGCGTGCTGGCCGAACGGGTCGACGCCGCGCTCGACGTGCCCGGCTTCGACCGCGCGAGCATGGACGGCTACGCCGTTCGGGCCCGCGACACCTTCGGCGCCGACGAGGCCGCTCCCGAGACGCTCGACCTGGTGGGCGCGGTCCACGCCGGCGAGAGACCGTCTGTGACCGTCGAGTCGGGCACCGCCGCCGAGATATCGA from the Halomicroarcula saliterrae genome contains:
- a CDS encoding prenyltransferase, with amino-acid sequence MSVTDRLPRLWTLWSAARPSQIALIGLVYALGIGMARALTPAAVPWTHVAVGGAVLVPVALSVHYANEFADVETDRMTERTPFSGGSGALERTGVSRGLLARASGAALAAGVSGGVVGWLAGLVSTTALALLTGIAGLGLAYSLPPVALVRRGVGELTNAVLGGTLLPLYGVAVVGRVSPATVLAVLPFTVLVGCNLLATHWPDREADAAVGKRTLAVRWSPRRLRGAYWTLAAVAVLVTVGLAGRVLPVTVVTTQTLALPPLLWGGIVLTRQRSPFPAVAAMVVHAGASTAAWWWLALG
- a CDS encoding UPF0058 family protein; the encoded protein is MKKQELIHLHSLLAQVQHHYEADTGTAVEHDEYAELGVKPTSIHKSKTDHKAAVFALADGLTDDMVAESDEPLTLAAD
- a CDS encoding translation initiation factor eIF-1A, which codes for MSEDTGRRNLRMPTNDELFAVVTEHLGGNHVRIRCEDGETRLGRIPGRMKFRTWINEEDIVLAEPWDWQDEKANIEWRYEGQDADQLRAEGHIDSLTA
- the glp gene encoding gephyrin-like molybdotransferase Glp — encoded protein: MNDDDRPGFKQFTRTAAARERLLGAVSPVTRTERAGVRAADGRVVATAIDAERAVPHYERAAMDGYAVRAADTFGASERSPASLRLTDSVGPGTATRVHTGSELPDGADAVVMVESTDRTGEELSVFEAVPEGGNVAPVGEDVEAGQRLFEAGHRLRPSDLGLLKAVGLEHVDVYERPRVSVIPTGEELVQSDPDPGEIIETNGQTVTQYVERWGGVASYRDIVTDDADALRAAIRRDLDHDVVVTTGGSSVGERDLVPEVVDDMGEVFVHGVALKPGHPVALGAVADTPVLLLPGYPVACIVNAVQFLRPALVEAGHLPREPHRTTEARLARKLPSEPGVRTFARVALSGDDGERTATPTRTKGAGVLSSVALADGWVVVPEEREGYAEGETVAVELWEGSR